One window from the genome of Echinicola vietnamensis DSM 17526 encodes:
- a CDS encoding aminotransferase class I/II-fold pyridoxal phosphate-dependent enzyme, producing the protein MEKHRQFIRAKLEQVAASNRLRTLKNPPMGNIDFFSNDYLGYATKGFLKQATNPAYDAAWTGATGSRLISGNHPEMEQLERDVAKFMDCPAALLYNSGYMANTGLLSALGDKDSIFLFDEHVHASIKEGMRLGFGQKAAFKHHDLEDLERKLTHHDQKGKRLFVLTEGLFSMHGDIPDVGKLLGICEKHGAALIIDEAHALGTLGKEKKGVSHEFSRHPNLLARIITFGKAAGGHGAMVLGNEDLRSFLVNFSRAFIYTTAPSRDQVRSIDAAMKLMAAKVNFEAMDRAVATFLETVPSSSTGFSKNISPIQYWRCADVPLLKEKVNQLQQSGINCYPILSPTVKKGEERIRIVLHAFNTPEEIKKLINILHA; encoded by the coding sequence ATGGAAAAGCATCGCCAATTTATCCGGGCCAAACTGGAGCAAGTAGCCGCCTCCAATAGACTGAGGACGCTGAAGAACCCGCCCATGGGAAACATCGATTTCTTTTCCAACGACTACCTAGGTTACGCTACCAAAGGGTTCCTAAAACAAGCCACCAACCCCGCATATGATGCTGCATGGACTGGAGCGACCGGCTCCAGGCTGATCAGCGGAAACCACCCCGAAATGGAACAGCTGGAGCGGGACGTTGCGAAATTCATGGATTGTCCGGCAGCATTGCTGTACAATTCCGGTTATATGGCAAATACGGGATTGCTTTCCGCCCTGGGTGACAAAGACAGCATTTTCCTGTTTGATGAACATGTCCATGCCAGCATCAAGGAAGGCATGCGGTTGGGCTTTGGTCAGAAAGCAGCCTTTAAGCATCATGACCTTGAAGACCTGGAAAGGAAACTCACCCATCACGATCAAAAAGGAAAGAGGCTCTTTGTCCTTACAGAAGGGCTCTTCTCCATGCACGGAGACATCCCCGATGTGGGCAAACTCCTTGGGATTTGCGAAAAACACGGTGCCGCATTGATCATTGATGAAGCACATGCTTTGGGTACCTTGGGCAAGGAGAAAAAGGGCGTTTCGCATGAATTCTCCCGACACCCCAACCTTTTGGCCAGGATCATTACGTTTGGCAAGGCCGCCGGTGGACACGGAGCAATGGTGTTAGGCAATGAAGACCTAAGGAGCTTCCTGGTCAATTTCAGCAGGGCTTTCATCTATACCACCGCCCCTTCCCGGGATCAGGTACGCAGTATTGATGCCGCCATGAAACTTATGGCTGCCAAGGTGAACTTTGAAGCAATGGACAGGGCTGTGGCCACATTTCTGGAAACGGTTCCTTCCTCTTCAACAGGCTTTTCAAAAAACATAAGTCCTATCCAGTATTGGCGATGTGCTGACGTGCCCCTGCTCAAAGAGAAAGTCAATCAACTACAACAGTCAGGCATCAACTGCTATCCGATTCTTTCTCCTACCGTCAAAAAAGGAGAGGAAAGGATCAGGATCGTATTGCATGCTTTCAATACACCCGAAGAAATCAAAAAATTGATCAATATACTCCATGCATAA
- a CDS encoding 2-phosphosulfolactate phosphatase — translation MNKIEVCLSPELIHLHDLHGKIVVVVDIFRATSTMVTGLANKVTSITPVAGLEACRTMKSKGYIIAGERNGQTAEGFELGNSPLSYLNNGFEGKKIAVTTTNGTLTIEKSKATADEVLIGAFLNLQATATYLAQQNKDVVIHCAGWKGMFNLEDSLYAGALVSVLDGQFEYDCDGAIAMKALFEQHKDDLKGFLSQASHAKRLQNHNIEADIDFCLTMDEFNFIGKLQGEELVKVAL, via the coding sequence ATGAACAAAATAGAAGTTTGCCTAAGCCCTGAGCTGATCCATCTTCATGACCTTCATGGTAAAATCGTGGTGGTCGTGGATATTTTCCGTGCTACCTCCACCATGGTCACAGGACTGGCCAACAAGGTCACCTCCATCACCCCTGTCGCGGGATTGGAAGCATGTCGAACCATGAAATCCAAAGGATATATCATCGCCGGTGAACGAAACGGGCAAACGGCTGAAGGGTTCGAATTGGGAAACTCCCCGCTAAGCTACCTTAACAACGGCTTTGAAGGCAAGAAAATAGCGGTCACCACCACCAATGGCACCCTCACCATTGAAAAATCCAAAGCAACAGCCGATGAGGTTTTAATAGGAGCCTTTCTAAATCTCCAAGCCACCGCCACTTACTTGGCCCAACAAAACAAAGATGTGGTCATCCACTGTGCCGGCTGGAAAGGGATGTTTAACCTCGAAGACTCGCTTTATGCGGGTGCTTTGGTAAGTGTGCTCGATGGCCAATTTGAATATGACTGTGATGGTGCGATCGCTATGAAAGCGCTTTTTGAACAGCACAAAGATGACCTCAAAGGTTTTCTAAGCCAAGCCTCACACGCCAAAAGGCTCCAAAACCACAACATCGAGGCAGATATTGACTTTTGTTTGACCATGGATGAATTTAACTTTATCGGCAAACTCCAAGGAGAAGAACTCGTGAAGGTAGCCTTGTAG
- the bioD gene encoding dethiobiotin synthase, translating to MHKMKDKVFVTGIGTGIGKTVCAASLCKTFGHTYWKPVQCGDLDQSDAMFVKQHSPQTDVLPEAYRLKTPQSPHWAAEIENTTIQLTSQLIPDRPKCCVEGAGGLMVPLNDEETFLDFLLSSGLHPVIVIRHYLGSINHSLLTLETLKQAGITDFTIIWNGPENTASESAILKRFTPAAQFRMPEWNDQQSGLPLLNPLD from the coding sequence ATGCATAAAATGAAGGATAAGGTTTTTGTAACTGGCATTGGCACGGGGATCGGCAAGACCGTATGTGCGGCATCCCTATGCAAAACCTTTGGCCATACCTATTGGAAACCGGTACAGTGTGGTGATCTGGATCAGTCGGACGCCATGTTCGTAAAGCAGCACAGTCCACAAACAGACGTACTGCCCGAAGCCTATCGGCTCAAAACACCCCAGTCCCCACATTGGGCTGCCGAAATAGAAAATACCACCATCCAATTGACCAGCCAACTGATCCCTGACCGTCCCAAGTGCTGTGTAGAGGGGGCTGGTGGGCTGATGGTTCCCTTAAATGATGAAGAAACCTTTCTGGACTTTCTCCTTTCAAGTGGACTCCACCCCGTAATCGTCATTAGGCACTACCTCGGCAGCATAAACCACAGCCTTCTTACCTTGGAGACCTTGAAGCAAGCAGGCATTACGGACTTCACCATTATCTGGAACGGACCGGAAAACACCGCTTCTGAAAGTGCCATCCTCAAACGATTTACGCCTGCCGCGCAATTCCGCATGCCGGAATGGAACGACCAACAAAGTGGGCTTCCGTTATTAAATCCATTGGACTAA